DNA from Kitasatospora acidiphila:
CCATCTGGCCACCCTGATCTGGGGGTTGCTCGCCCAGGGCAGCTGGCACGATGACCGCGGCGTCAACCTGCTGGACGGCGGCGCCCCGTGCTACGACGTCTACCAGGCGAGCGACGGCGGGCACTTCGCGGTCGGCGCGCTGGAGCCGCAGTTCTACGCCGAGTTCGCCCGCCTGCTGGAGTTGCCTGCTGACGCGCCCGGCCAGTACGAGATGAACCGCTGGCCCGAACTGCGCGCGCTGATCGCCACCCGCTTCGCCTCACGCACCAGCGCCGAGTGGCGGACCGCCTTCGCCGGCTCCGACGCCTGCGTCACCGAGGTCCTGACGCTGCGGCAAGCCGCCGCAGATCCGCACCTGGTGGCCCGTGGCACCTATCCGACGTGGCACGGCGTCACCCAACCCGCCCCCGCCCCGCGGTTCTCCGCCACCCCCGGCGCACTGCGGCGCCCGCCCAGCCGGCCCGGCGCCGACACCGCCGAAGTCGCCCGCGACTGGGGCGTTCCCGCACTTGGTCCCGCAGACCGTCCTGGCCCTGCCGAGCGTCATGACCCGCCGACCGTCGTGACTCCGCCCGACCATCCTGACCCGCCGACCGTCGTGACTCCGCCCGACCGTCCTGACCCTTCAGAGAGGCCATCGTGAGCACCGAAGCGTACGTCTACGAGGCGATCCGCACCCCGCGCGGGCGCGGCAAGGCAGGCGGCGCCCTGCACGGCACCAAGCCGATCGACCTGGTGGTCGGGCTGATCCGCGAGATGCGCCACCGGCTGCCCGACCTCGACCCGGCCGCGATCGACGACATCGTGCTCGGCGTGGTCAGCCCGCACGGCGACCAGGGCTCCGACATCGCCCGGATCGCCGCCATCGCCGCCGGCCTGCCCGACACCGTGGCCGGCGTGCAGGAGAACCGCTTCTGCGCGTCCGGCCTGGAGTCGGTCAACATGGCTGCGGCCAAGGTCCGTTCGGGCTTCGAGGACCTGGTGCTGGCCGGTGGCGTCGAGTCGATGTCCCGGGTGCCGATGGGCTCCGACGGCGGCGCCTGGATGATGGACCCGATGACGTCCTTCGACGTCAACTTCGTGCCGCAGGGCATCGGCGCCGACCTGATCGCCACCATCGGCGGCTTCTCCCGTACCGACGTGGACAGTTACGCGGCCGAGTCCCAGGCCCGCGCCGCCAAGGCCCAGGCCGACGGCCTCTTCGACCGCTCGGTGGTGCCGGTGCGCGACCGCAACGGCCTGGTGGTGCTGGAGCGTGACGAGTACCTGCGCCCGGGCACCACGGTGGAGACCCTGGCCGCCCTCAAGCCCGCCTTCGCCACCATCGGCGAGATGGGCGGCTTCGACGCGGTGACGCTGCAGAAGTACCACTGGGTCGAGCAGATCGACCACGTGCACACCGCCGGAAACTCCTCCGGCATCGTCGACGGCGCCTCGCTGGTGGCGATCGGCAACCGTGAGATCGGCGAGCGCTACGGGCTGCGTCCGCGCGCCCGGATCGTCTCGGCGGCGGTCTCCGGCTCCGAGCCCACCATCATGCTGACCGGCCCGGCCCCCGCCACCCGCAAGGCGCTGGCCAAGGCCGGCCTGACCGCCGCCGACATCGACCTGGTCGAGATCAACGAGGCGTTCGCGTCGGTGGTGCTGCGCTTCATGGGCGAACTCGGCTTCTCGCACGAGCAGGTGAACGTCAACGGCGGTGCGATCGCGCTGGGCCACCCGCTGGGCGCGACCGGCGCGATGATCCTCGGCACCCTGATCGACGAGCTGGAGCGCCGCGAGCTCCGCTACGGCCTGGCCACTCTCTGCGTGGGCGGCGGCATGGGCATCGCCACCATCGTCGAGCGCATCTGACCGCCCCCTCACTGGAGTTACTGGAGCTACCTGTTATGAGCGAGCTGACCGTGATCCGCTGGGAGCAGGACCAGGAGGGCATCGTCACCCTCGTCCTCGACGACCCGGACCAGTCCGTCAACACCATGAACTCCCGCTTCACCGAGCAGTTCCAGGAGGTCGTGGCGCGCCTGGCCGCGACCGAGGGCCTGCGCGGCGTGATCCTCACCTCCGCCAAGAAGACCTTCTTCGCCGGCGGTGACCTGCGGATGCTCTCCGCCGTCCAGCCCGAGCACGCCGAGGAGTTCCTCGCCGGCTCGTTGACGCTGAAGCAGGCCATGCGCACCCTGGAGACCCTCGGTGTTCCGGTGGTCGCCGCGATCAACGGCAGTGCCCTGGGCGGCGGTCTGGAACTGGCGCTGGCCTGCCACCACCGGATCGCGCTGAACACGCCGAAGAGCAAGATCGGGTTCCCCGAGGTGACGCTGGGCCTGCTGCCGGGCGGTGGTGGCGTGGTGCGCACCGTGCGGCTGCTCGGCCTGGCCGACGCGCTGCTGAAGTGGCTGCTGACCGGCCGCCAGTACCGCCCGGCGGCCGCGGTCGAGGCCGGCCTGGTCCATGAACTGGCGGACACCCAGGAGGAGTTGCTCGCCAAGGCGCGGGCCTGGGTGCTTGCGAACGAGACCGCTCAGCAGCCGTGGGACGTCAAGGGCTACAAGATCCCGGGCGGCACTCCTGCGACGCCCGCGCTGGCCGCCCAACTCCCGGCCTACCCCGCGAACCTGCGCAAGCAGCTGAACGGCGCCCCGTACCCCGCGCCGCGCAACGTGCTGGCGGCGGCGGTGGAGAGCAGCCAGGTCGACGTCGACACCGCGATGGTCATCGAGGCCCGCTACTTCACCGAGTTGGCGACCGGCCAGACCGCCAAGAACATGATCCAGGCCCTGTTCTTCGACATGCAGGCGGTCAACGCCGGCGCCTCCCGTCCGGCCGGGGTACCGGAGCGGCCGGTGTCCAAGGTCGCCGTGCTGGGCGCCGGCATGATGGGTGCGGGCATCGCCTATGCCTGCGCCAAGGCCGGGCTGCAGGTGGTGCTCAAGGACATGACCGTCGAGGCCGCCGAGCACGGCAAGGCGTACTCCGCCGGGCTGTTGGACAAGGCGGTCGCGCGCGGGCGGAGCACGGCGGAGCAGCGCGACGAACTGCTCGGCCGGATCACGGCCACGGCGGACGTCGCCGACCTGGCGGGCTGCGACGCGGTGATCGAGGCCGTCTTCGAGAACGTCGAGCTCAAGCACAAGGTCTTCCAGGAGGTGCAGGGCGTCGTCGCGCCGGACGCGCTGCTCTGCTCCAACACCTCCACCCTGCCGATCAGCCTGCTGGCGGAGGGAGTCGAGCGGGACGCCGACTTCATCGGCCTGCACTTCTTCTCGCCGGTCGACAAGATGCCGCTGGTCGAGATCATCCGCGGCGTGCGGACCGGTGAGGAGGCGGTGGCCCGCGCCTTCGACCTGGTCCGGAAGTTGGGCAAGACCCCGATCGTGGTCAACGACTCGCGCGGGTTCTTCACCTCGCGGGTGATCGGCCAGTTCATCAACGAGGGCGTCGCGATGGTGGCGGAGGGCGTGGAGCCGGCCTCCATCGAGCAGGCGGCCGCCCAGGCCGGGTACCCCGCGAAGGTGCTCTCCCTGCTGGACGAGTTGACGCTGACGCTGCCCCGCAAGATCCGCGGCGAGGCGCGCCGCGCGGTCGAGGAGGCCGGCAGGGCGTGGGAGCCGCACCCGGCGGACGTCGTCTTCGACCGGATGGTCGAGGAGTTCAACCGGCCCGGGCGCAGCGGCGGCGCCGGCTTCTACGAGTACGACGAGGACGGCCGGCGCGGTCGCCTCTGGCCGGGCCTGCGCGAGCACTTCGCCCGTCCGGACGCCGAGGTCCCGTTCGAGGACATGAAGGAGCGGATGCTCTTCGCGGAGGCGCTGGACAGCGTGCGGTGCCTGGAGGAGGGCGTGTTGACCTCGGTCGCCGATGCGAACGTCGGCTCCATCCTGGGCATCGGCTACCCGGCCTGGACCGGTGGCGTGCTGCAGTACATCAACGGCTACCAGGGTGGACCGGCCGGATTCGCCGCACGGGCCCGGGAGTTGGCCGCCAAGTACGGCGAGCGGTTCGCCCCGCCGGCGATGCTGGAGCGGATCGCCGCCGAGGGCGGGACGTTCAAGGACTGAGCGGGTCGGGCTAGGCATGACGCCATGACGCCGCGGGCGCCCACCGGCATGGTCGGTGGGCGCCCGCGGCGTCGGTGCTCGAGCCAAGAGGTCACGGTGGCACGGGGTCACCGAGTCACGCGGTGTACCCGCCGTCCACGGCGAGGGCGGTGCCCGTGATGTAGCGGCCGCCGGGGCCCGCCAGGTAGGCCACCGCGTTGGCGATGTCGTCGGCCTCGCCGTACTGACCAAGGGCCGTGAGGTCGCGCTGGACCTCGGCACTGTCGCCGTCGGCCGGGTTCATGTCGGTGTCGATCGGGCCCGGGTCCACGATGGTGGCGGTGATGCCGCGCGGCCCCAGCTCCCGGGCAAGTCCCTTGGTCAGCCCGATGAGTGCGGACTTGGCCGTCGCCTGCAGCACGAAGTTCGGGAACGGCACCCGCCCGTTGAAGCACGAGCCGATGCTGATGATCCGCCCGCCGTCGGTCATGTGGTTGGCGGCGGCCTGGGCGGCCAGGAACACCGAGCGGACGTCCACCGCCAGCACCCGGTCCAGTTCCTCGGCGGACACCTCGGCCAGCGGGCCGTAGGTGAGGAAGCCCGCGTTGTTCACCAGGATGTCGAGGCGGCCCAACTCCCGCACCGTCTGCTCCACCGCTTCCGCCGCGGCGTTCGGCCGGGTCAGGTCGGCCTGGATGGCAACGGCCGTGCCGCCGGCCGCCTCGATCCGCTTGACGACCTGGCGTGCCCCGTCCGCCGCCTGCACGTAGGTGAGTGCGACCGCCGCGCCCTCGTCGGCCAGTCGCCTCGCTATCGCCGCACCGATCCCGCGGCTGCCACCGGTCACCAGTGCCACCTTGCCAGTCAGGTCACTCATCGCTTTCTCCTCCGTTGACGCGGGCGTTGACGTGAGCGGTGCGCTCGTTCACACCGGCATGGTAGAAGTTGCCATCAGTGTCAGATTCAAGGTCGAGTGGCGGTTTCAAGCTCAAGCGTCAGTGTCAGACTCGAGTTGAAGTGGCATCAGGTGAGGGGGAGGACATGCGGATCGGTGAGCTGGCCCGGCGCAGCGGGGTGAGTGAGCGCTCCCTGCGCTACTACGAAACCCAGGAACTGCTGCGCGCCGAGCGCACGCCAGGCGGCCACCGGGACTACGGGGAGTGGGCGGTGGACCGCGTGGTCCGGATCCAGACGCTCTACGCGGCGGGCCTCAACAGCAAGAAGATCGCCCAACTGCTGCCCTGCATGAGGGACACGGACGGCCGCCCGAACGAGATCGCCACCCCGGAGCTGGTCGAGGAGCTCTCCGCGGAGCGCGACCGCATCAACCGCATGATCACCGAACTGGTGCGCTCCCGCGATGTGCTGGACGAAGTGATCGACACGGCCTCGGAGACCGCGACCATCGGGGCGGCGTAGCCCGCCTCGGAGTCGCCAGCCACCAGCGGGGAGGAGAACCCGGATGGAGTTGAGGATCAGCCGGATCGTGGGCGCCGCCGTCGTGTTGGCGGTGGCGGGCGCCGCGCTCGTCGGCTGCGACGGCAAGCAGGCGGTGAGCTGCGGCAAGACGGCCATCACCATCACCGGTGACGTGCAGGACTTGACGGATTCGGCCACCAACGTCGGCCAGTTGACCGACCAGGCGCGTCGTCAACGCACCGCCGACGCGCTCAAGAAGCTGAACGACGATGCCAAGAAGATCCACGCCGGCAGGGACAGCGCCAAGGCGGCCGACAGCCTCTCCAAGGCCGTGCAGAACGCCCAACAGGCCGTGGCGGACGGCAAGCAGCCCGATCTCGGGCCGATAGCTTCTGCGGCAGGTGACTTGAGCAAGGCCTGTGCTTCAGCAGGCTGATGCTGGTGACGATGCGTCAGTCGATGTGATCGGGAAGGGTACTGGACACGGTGAACATGTTGGACGAGGTGCTGAGGGGCAACCGCTACCCCGGGCGCGGTGTGCTGTGGTGCCGGACCGGCGACGGCAGCACGCTCGGCGCCTACTTCCTCACCGGACGCAGCCCCGCATCCCAGGCCCGCACCCTCCATCGCACTCCGCGGGGTGAACTCATCGTCGCCCCATCGGACGACTCACGCGCCCAGGACCACCTGCGCCACTACGTCGCCGCCCGCCAGACCGGAGACTGGCTGGTCTTCGGCAACGGAGAGCAGATCGCCATAGTCGCCAACCGCCTCACCGTGGGCCAGACTCCCACCCTGGCCCTGGACGGCCTGGACTACGAGCCGGACCCGCCGATCTTCACCCCGCGCCTGACCGTCATCGCCGACGGACGTGGCGGCGGCCCGGTCTGGTTCGGCGCTGCGCGGCGCAGCGGCGGTGACCGCGCGGCCACCAACCGGATGACCCTGCAAATCAGCGACCTCCAGCCGGGCCAGGGCGTGCTGATGACCACCTACCGCTCGGACGGGCAGGAGATCGCCACCGGCGAGCCGTTCACCGAAGTGTGTACGGGTGCGGAGAACCGCGGTGCGCTGCTGGAGGAGCTGTGGTCCGCCTGGCGCCGCAGCTGCGGGTCGCCGCAGCCGTCTTCGCGCCGGGCGGGCTGGCGCAGGCCGACATCCGGCAGGCGGAGCCGGGGCCGAGCTGACAGG
Protein-coding regions in this window:
- a CDS encoding CaiB/BaiF CoA transferase family protein, which translates into the protein MAGVRVVELAGIGPGPFAAMLLGDLGADVVRVDRPNGSPLAQDPVHDLTNRNKRSVLVDLKTPEGVQQVLALVERADLLIEGYRPGVAERLGVGPEACLARNPALVYGRMTGWGQDGPLATTAGHDIDYVALTGVLGMIGPPDGPPSIPANLLGDFAGGSLYLVVGLLAALHHARATGAGQVVDAAIVDGTAHLATLIWGLLAQGSWHDDRGVNLLDGGAPCYDVYQASDGGHFAVGALEPQFYAEFARLLELPADAPGQYEMNRWPELRALIATRFASRTSAEWRTAFAGSDACVTEVLTLRQAAADPHLVARGTYPTWHGVTQPAPAPRFSATPGALRRPPSRPGADTAEVARDWGVPALGPADRPGPAERHDPPTVVTPPDHPDPPTVVTPPDRPDPSERPS
- a CDS encoding acetyl-CoA C-acetyltransferase, translated to MSTEAYVYEAIRTPRGRGKAGGALHGTKPIDLVVGLIREMRHRLPDLDPAAIDDIVLGVVSPHGDQGSDIARIAAIAAGLPDTVAGVQENRFCASGLESVNMAAAKVRSGFEDLVLAGGVESMSRVPMGSDGGAWMMDPMTSFDVNFVPQGIGADLIATIGGFSRTDVDSYAAESQARAAKAQADGLFDRSVVPVRDRNGLVVLERDEYLRPGTTVETLAALKPAFATIGEMGGFDAVTLQKYHWVEQIDHVHTAGNSSGIVDGASLVAIGNREIGERYGLRPRARIVSAAVSGSEPTIMLTGPAPATRKALAKAGLTAADIDLVEINEAFASVVLRFMGELGFSHEQVNVNGGAIALGHPLGATGAMILGTLIDELERRELRYGLATLCVGGGMGIATIVERI
- a CDS encoding SDR family NAD(P)-dependent oxidoreductase, which codes for MSDLTGKVALVTGGSRGIGAAIARRLADEGAAVALTYVQAADGARQVVKRIEAAGGTAVAIQADLTRPNAAAEAVEQTVRELGRLDILVNNAGFLTYGPLAEVSAEELDRVLAVDVRSVFLAAQAAANHMTDGGRIISIGSCFNGRVPFPNFVLQATAKSALIGLTKGLARELGPRGITATIVDPGPIDTDMNPADGDSAEVQRDLTALGQYGEADDIANAVAYLAGPGGRYITGTALAVDGGYTA
- a CDS encoding IMP cyclohydrolase; translated protein: MLDEVLRGNRYPGRGVLWCRTGDGSTLGAYFLTGRSPASQARTLHRTPRGELIVAPSDDSRAQDHLRHYVAARQTGDWLVFGNGEQIAIVANRLTVGQTPTLALDGLDYEPDPPIFTPRLTVIADGRGGGPVWFGAARRSGGDRAATNRMTLQISDLQPGQGVLMTTYRSDGQEIATGEPFTEVCTGAENRGALLEELWSAWRRSCGSPQPSSRRAGWRRPTSGRRSRGRADRPTPCHRRTPRPGPCPEAGEGARLKKIRSISGYRVDLRPRRSTWGREGREATPDQGEGRWRSTC
- a CDS encoding MerR family transcriptional regulator, with amino-acid sequence MRIGELARRSGVSERSLRYYETQELLRAERTPGGHRDYGEWAVDRVVRIQTLYAAGLNSKKIAQLLPCMRDTDGRPNEIATPELVEELSAERDRINRMITELVRSRDVLDEVIDTASETATIGAA
- a CDS encoding FAD-dependent oxidoreductase — encoded protein: MSELTVIRWEQDQEGIVTLVLDDPDQSVNTMNSRFTEQFQEVVARLAATEGLRGVILTSAKKTFFAGGDLRMLSAVQPEHAEEFLAGSLTLKQAMRTLETLGVPVVAAINGSALGGGLELALACHHRIALNTPKSKIGFPEVTLGLLPGGGGVVRTVRLLGLADALLKWLLTGRQYRPAAAVEAGLVHELADTQEELLAKARAWVLANETAQQPWDVKGYKIPGGTPATPALAAQLPAYPANLRKQLNGAPYPAPRNVLAAAVESSQVDVDTAMVIEARYFTELATGQTAKNMIQALFFDMQAVNAGASRPAGVPERPVSKVAVLGAGMMGAGIAYACAKAGLQVVLKDMTVEAAEHGKAYSAGLLDKAVARGRSTAEQRDELLGRITATADVADLAGCDAVIEAVFENVELKHKVFQEVQGVVAPDALLCSNTSTLPISLLAEGVERDADFIGLHFFSPVDKMPLVEIIRGVRTGEEAVARAFDLVRKLGKTPIVVNDSRGFFTSRVIGQFINEGVAMVAEGVEPASIEQAAAQAGYPAKVLSLLDELTLTLPRKIRGEARRAVEEAGRAWEPHPADVVFDRMVEEFNRPGRSGGAGFYEYDEDGRRGRLWPGLREHFARPDAEVPFEDMKERMLFAEALDSVRCLEEGVLTSVADANVGSILGIGYPAWTGGVLQYINGYQGGPAGFAARARELAAKYGERFAPPAMLERIAAEGGTFKD